In Plutella xylostella chromosome 4, ilPluXylo3.1, whole genome shotgun sequence, a genomic segment contains:
- the LOC105380994 gene encoding patronin isoform X22, whose amino-acid sequence MVAMVASASGYGTLRRFLSAPEGQQEAPVPSASIAVSSKQRASIKWLLSKAFNNRVPDNLQEPFYRDHEDQEHLKPPIVGGLANAELYCLALANMYSEPNYHSLNHWNILQTMARKGVTIVDPPDCPLTETQLIQNNPLRMSAHMTVIESLMSLYAREVVTLDRVAAAAQRFGAYQPPAPGSGVPHEDGLVCWVNAAAGKLNEAEPDPSSHVPMVKNLQDMCDGTALAALISFYCPDALPRSQVRVGRMVSIQDCLHNLMLVHRFCSEYLPHNIFHMLPEDVTYMRGSMRQNLIAMLADLFNMLEVHPVKCVKNPTAEAGECNEHGVRRSRRLPPPPPLGIPDLRPGADLGEPFAVARPGSGAARRGRSACSTPERRSCSPQREHFVVHRGRGVTTLATVARLEDADPNLTAAGRPSNYGEVREVPTGRRSRRSSISDDSQLTVENFGGSQERLHFAGRHPAKELATVGPQRKISAPAGPVAVDYNPPLRSSRQDIRGSIQFFHGDFQNGSSHDDKPARQNPQTNDTEPYYPIKRQLSSDAITLKQNYSSFSSKGGGDGFFLNNRDSTDGDASKMSFADVNRGRSNGDQGHQQSEVPGRKALQFSPAHAAPPAAAVTTWQQQYMQQELQPNGDDALSSDDTSAGGAMAAQLNNIRLKLEEKRRRIEQDKHRMELAVNRQRQQLGQQAFLQAVTRGKGGKERADEGAEVKDEPPRTQDIPDHQSQAESAALEQYHQSIAKMNSSLQDIQSDIARLASQQSALQQQQQTQLQQQQQTALQQQQSQLQHQLAQLQQQQQAAKQLFTPPPASPFQPPLAYQPNIPQLHSQFSSQHNVSRLNTAFGSTPHIPDYQPDYRPDYQPDYRDVQYGGPGQFYLHEAQQQQPQRRTWAQHAQINQENAELRGWQLHQQQQQTQQQQHNQQQHQQSLAHAPEPPRWASPDHNQGFVLHDRTNQPFQVHYNNSERFQNGTDQNHLSYTVINNQQYSQSPPNASPIRRAKTPQRQGSLPEVRRPESVSLQQLQKPQTQAIQDDMEPQNISFIGNAEDDALRQGINRLNISSGTRTYRIPSPTRPSLNRNSFQQMEQEEEDKVEKGFYISFDNEAPKRPKPPLRAKRMSPKKERNPSEYQMEFQPPERRSPSPQWEPRLQHKEEMFPVHRAGETRANDTRAGDNRVGDTRVGDNRDRMERVEPAALVIGDNPDPKPKTAQQNSAEEMERKKERIMLLSLQRRQRAEEARARAEAAAAARRARDEQVAEEKAARKEEQARRRELILQQYKLKKAIEEAEREGKTLDKTEYIESIRAAGGVVPQQSAPSSGARLRHKPAAARARPKTIHVDSGALQAAEGMLASKQPSSTNLTDSPVEERGATSPGSASSAPLGRRGSCKTSRGPRLYKQPATKSNRGIMLNAVEYCVFPGAVNAEAKRRVLEEIARSESKHFLVLFRDAGCQFRALYSYCPDSEQVTKLYGTGPKHVNDRMFDKFFKYNSGSKCFSQVHTKHLTVTIDAFTIHNSLWQGKKVQLPSKKDMALVI is encoded by the exons TCGAAGCAGCGGGCGTCGATCAAGTGGCTGCTGTCGAAGGCGTTCAACAACAGGGTCCCGGACAACCTGCAGGAACCCTTCTACAGGGATCATGAG GACCAGGAGCACCTGAAACCTCCCATCGTGGGCGGGTTGGCCAACGCCGAGCTGTACTGCCTCGCGCTCGCCAACATGTACTCGGAGCCCAACTACCACAGCCTCAACCACTGGAACATCCTGCAGACCATGGCCAGGAAGGGGGTGACGATAGTGGACCCGCCCGACTGCCCGCTGACGGAGACGCAGCTGATACAGAATAACCCGCTGCGGATG AGCGCCCACATGACAGTCATAGAATCACTAATGTCTCTTTACGCGCGTGAAGTTGTTACATTGGaccgcgtggcggcggcggcgcagcgcTTCGGCGCCTACCAGCCGCCCGCGCCGGGGAGCGGCGTGCCTCATGAGGACGGGCTGGTGTGCTGGGTGAATGCTGCTGCGGGGAAACTTAATGAGGCTGAG CCGGACCCGTCGTCCCACGTGCCGATGGTGAAGAACTTACAAGACATGTGCGACGGTACAGCTCTAGCTGCCCTCATCTCCTTCTACTGCCCCGACGCGTTGCCACGCTCGCAG GTGCGAGTGGGCCGCATGGTGTCCATCCAGGACTGCCTGCACAACCTGATGCTGGTGCACCGCTTCTGCAGCGAGTACCTGCCGCACAACATCTTCCACATGCTGCCTGAGGACGTCACGTATATGAGAGG GTCGATGCGTCAAAATTTAATAGCCATGCTAGCGGATCTCTTCAACATGCTGGAAGTGCATCCAGTCAAATGTGTCAAAAACCCTACAGCCG AGGCGGGCGAGTGCAACGAGCACGGGGTGCGCCGCTCGCGCcgcctgccgccgccgccgccgctcggcATCCCCGACCTGCGCCCCGGGGCCGACCTGGGCGAGCCCTTTGCAG TGGCCCGGCCCGGGtccggcgcggcgcggcgcgggcgctcCGCCTGCTCCACGCCCGAGCGCCGCAGCTGCAGCCCGCAGCGCGAGCATTTCGTGGTACATCGAGGGAGGGGGGTCACTACCCTGGCGACGGTGGCAAGGCTGGAGGACGCAG ATCCAAACCTAACCGCAGCCGGCCGCCCCTCAAACTACGGCGAGGTGCGCGAGGTGCCCACGGGGCGGCGCTCCCGGCGCTCCTCCATCTCGGACGACTCGCAGCTCACGGTGGAGAACTTCGGCGGCTCGCAGGAGCGCCTGCACTTCGCCGGCCGCCACCCCGCCAAGGAGCTCGCTACCGTGGGGCCGCAGAGGAAGATTAGCGCTCCTGCTG GTCCAGTGGCGGTGGACTACAACCCGCCGCTGCGCTCGTCCCGACAAGATATTCGCGGCTCCATACAGTTCTTCCACGGAGACTTCCAGAACGGCAGTAGTCACGACGACAAACCAGCACGACAGAACCCACAGACTAACGATACGGAACCCTACTACCCTATCAAGAGACAACTCAGTAGCGACGCGATCACGCTCAAACAGAATTACAGCAGTTTTAGTAGCAAAGGCGGTGGAGATGGGTTTTTCCTTAATAATCGGGATAGCACGGACGGGGATGCTAGCAAGATGAGCTTCGCCGATGTTAACAGAGGCAGGAGTAATGGTGATCAAG GTCACCAGCAGTCGGAGGTGCCGGGTCGGAAAGCCCTGCAGTTTTCCCCCGCGcacgccgcgccccccgccgccgccgtcaccACGTGGCAGCAGCAGTACATGCAGCAAGAGTTGCAGCCGA ACGGTGACGACGCTCTCAGCTCAGACGACACGTCAGCGGGCGGAGCAATGGCCGCCCAACTGAACAACATTCGACTGAAGCTAGAAGAGAAACGCAGACGGATAGAGCAGGACAAACATAGGATGGAGCTGGCTGTGAACAGACAGAGACAGCAACTGGGCCAACAGGCCTTCCTGCAAGCCGTCACGAGG GGGAAAGGAGGGAAGGAGCGAGCGGACGAGGGCGCAGAGGTTAAGGACGAGCCGCCCAGGACGCAG GACATCCCAGATCATCAGTCGCAAGCAGAGAGTGCAGCGTTAGAACAGTACCATCAGTCTATTGCCAA AATGAACTCGAGTCTGCAAGACATCCAGTCGGACATCGCGCGGCTGGCGTCGCAGCAGTCGGCgctgcagcagcagcagcagacgcagctgcagcagcagcagcagaccgcgctgcagcagcagcagtCGCAGCTGCAACATCAGTTAGCTCAG TTACAACAGCAACAACAAGCGGCCAAGCAGCTGTtcacgccgccgcccgcctcgcCCTTCCAGCCGCCGCTCGCCTACCAACCCAACATTCCTCAGCTG CACAGCCAATTCAGCTCGCAGCACAACGTGTCGCGCCTGAACACGGCGTTCGGCTCCACGCCCCACATCCCCGACTACCAGCCCGACTACCGGCCCGACTACCAGCCCGACTACCGGGACGTGCAGTACGGAGGTCCGGGGCAGTTCTACCTTCATGAAGCGCAGCAGCAACAGCCGCAGAGAAGGACCTGGGCGCAGCATGCGCAGATTAATCAGGAGAATGCCGAGTTGAGGGGGTGGCAG CTCcaccaacaacaacaacaaacgcaacaacaacaacacaaCCAGCAGCAGCACCAGCAGTCGCTGGCTCATGCGCCGGAGCCGCCGCGCTGGGCCTCCCCCGACCACAACCAG GGCTTCGTCCTCCACGACAGAACCAACCAACCCTTCCAAGTGCACTACAACAACTCGGAGCGCTTCCAAAACGGTACAGACCAGAACCACCTGAGCTACACCGTCATCAACAACCAGCAATACTCTCAATCACCACCCAACGCCAGCCCCATACGCCGGGCGAAAACCCCCCAACGACAAGGCAGCCTACCCGAAGTCAGGAGACCAGAATCCGTCAGCCTACAACAGCTGCAAAAACCGCAAACGCAAGCCATCCAAGACGATATGGAACCCCAAAATATCTCCTTTATAGGCAACGCGGAGGACGACGCGCTAAGACAAGGCATAAATAGGTTAAATATCTCGTCTGGCACGAGAACGTATAGGATTCCGTCGCCGACTAGACCCTCGTTGAACAGGAATTCGTTCCAGCAGATGGAACAAGAGGAGGAGGATAAGGTTGAGAAAGGGTTCTATATTTCGTTCGATAATGAAGCGCCTAAACGGCCGAAGCCGCCGCTCAGGGCGAAACGGATGTCGCCGAAAAAGGAACGGAATCCGTCTGAGTATCAAATGGAG TTCCAGCCGCCCGAACGCCGCAGCCCCTCCCCCCAATGGGAGCCGCGTCTTCAGCACAAAGAGGAGATGTTCCCGGTGCACCGCGCCGGCGAGACCCGGGCCAACGACACCCGGGCCGGAGATAACCGGGTAGGGGACACCCGGGTAGGGGACAACCGAGACAGGATGGAGAGAGTGGAGCCGGCAGCGTTGGTGATTGGGGATAATCCTGATCCG AAGCCAAAAACTGCACAACAG AACTCGGCAGAAGAGATGGAACGCAAGAAGGAGCGCATCATGTTGTTGTCCCTGCAGCGCCGCCAGAGGGCCGAGGAGGCTCGCGCGCGGGCcgaggccgccgccgccgcccgccgcgcccgcgacGAACAG GTGGCGGAAGAGAAGGCAGCTCGTAAAGAGGAGCAGGCGCGGCGCCGCGAGCTCATCCTGCAGCAGTACAAGCTCAAGAAGGCCATCGAGGAGGCCGAGAGAGAG GGCAAGACGCTAGACAAGACCGAGTACATAGAGTCGATCCGCGCCGCCGGCGGCGTGGTCCCGCAGCAgtcagcgccatctagcggcgcACGCCTACGACACaagcccgccgccgcgcgcgcccgccccaAGACGATACACGTGGACAGTGGCGCCCTCCAAGCGGCTGAGGGCATGTTGGCCAGCAAACAGCCGTCGAGCACTAATCTTACTG ACTCCCCGGTAGAGGAGCGAGGCGCGACGTCGCCGGGGTCCGCCTCGTCCGCGCCGCTCGGCCGTCGCGGCTCCTGCAAGACCTCACGAG GTCCGCGCCTCTACAAGCAGCCAGCGACAAAATCCAACCGCGGCATCATGCTGAACGCAGTCGAATACTGCGTGTTCCCCGGAGCCGTCAACGCGGAGGCCAAGCGACGAGTCTTAGAAGAGATCGCCAGATCCGAGAGCAAACACTTCCTAGTGTTGTTCAGGGATGCTGGGTGCCAGTTCCGCGCTCTCTACTCGTATTGTCCCGACTCCGAGCAGGTCACCAAGCTGTACGGGACGGGCCCCAAGCATGTCAATGACAGGATGTTCGATAAGTTCTTTAA GTACAACTCGGGTAGCAAATGTTTCTCGCAAGTGCACACGAAGCACCTGACGGTGACCATCGACGCGTTCACGATACACAACTCGCTGTGGCAGGGCAAGAAGGTGCAGCTTCCGAGCAAGAAGGACATGGCGCTCGTCATCTAG
- the LOC105380994 gene encoding patronin isoform X12, with protein MVAMVASASGYGTLRRFLSAPEGQQEAPVPSASIAVSSKQRASIKWLLSKAFNNRVPDNLQEPFYRDHEDQEHLKPPIVGGLANAELYCLALANMYSEPNYHSLNHWNILQTMARKGVTIVDPPDCPLTETQLIQNNPLRMSAHMTVIESLMSLYAREVVTLDRVAAAAQRFGAYQPPAPGSGVPHEDGLVCWVNAAAGKLNEAEPDPSSHVPMVKNLQDMCDGTALAALISFYCPDALPRSQVRVGRMVSIQDCLHNLMLVHRFCSEYLPHNIFHMLPEDVTYMRGSMRQNLIAMLADLFNMLEVHPVKCVKNPTAEAGECNEHGVRRSRRLPPPPPLGIPDLRPGADLGEPFAVARPGSGAARRGRSACSTPERRSCSPQREHFVVHRGRGVTTLATVARLEDADPNLTAAGRPSNYGEVREVPTGRRSRRSSISDDSQLTVENFGGSQERLHFAGRHPAKELATVGPQRKISAPAGPVAVDYNPPLRSSRQDIRGSIQFFHGDFQNGSSHDDKPARQNPQTNDTEPYYPIKRQLSSDAITLKQNYSSFSSKGGGDGFFLNNRDSTDGDASKMSFADVNRGRSNGDQGHQQSEVPGRKALQFSPAHAAPPAAAVTTWQQQYMQQELQPNGDDALSSDDTSAGGAMAAQLNNIRLKLEEKRRRIEQDKHRMELAVNRQRQQLGQQAFLQAVTRGKGGKERADEGAEVKDEPPRTQDIPDHQSQAESAALEQYHQSIAKMNSSLQDIQSDIARLASQQSALQQQQQTQLQQQQQTALQQQQSQLQHQLAQLQQQQQAAKQLFTPPPASPFQPPLAYQPNIPQLHSQFSSQHNVSRLNTAFGSTPHIPDYQPDYRPDYQPDYRDVQYGGPGQFYLHEAQQQQPQRRTWAQHAQINQENAELRGWQLHQQQQQTQQQQHNQQQHQQSLAHAPEPPRWASPDHNQGFVLHDRTNQPFQVHYNNSERFQNGTDQNHLSYTVINNQQYSQSPPNASPIRRAKTPQRQGSLPEVRRPESVSLQQLQKPQTQAIQDDMEPQNISFIGNAEDDALRQGINRLNISSGTRTYRIPSPTRPSLNRNSFQQMEQEEEDKVEKGFYISFDNEAPKRPKPPLRAKRMSPKKERNPSEYQMEFQPPERRSPSPQWEPRLQHKEEMFPVHRAGETRANDTRAGDNRVGDTRVGDNRDRMERVEPAALVIGDNPDPKPKTAQQNSAEEMERKKERIMLLSLQRRQRAEEARARAEAAAAARRARDEQVAEEKAARKEEQARRRELILQQYKLKKAIEEAEREGKTLDKTEYIESIRAAGGVVPQQSAPSSGARLRHKPAAARARPKTIHVDSGALQAAEGMLASKQPSSTNLTDSPVEERGATSPGSASSAPLGRRGSCKTSRERVEEPPARSRSRYGTYQNNFKAGRKSSSLMNLCDSGLGRATPPRRAASPGVRTLASPAGSGPGSGPGSLPGAIGKRRNNHSDDNSDASSQHSSIMDYSGPRLYKQPATKSNRGIMLNAVEYCVFPGAVNAEAKRRVLEEIARSESKHFLVLFRDAGCQFRALYSYCPDSEQVTKLYGTGPKHVNDRMFDKFFKYNSGSKCFSQVHTKHLTVTIDAFTIHNSLWQGKKVQLPSKKDMALVI; from the exons TCGAAGCAGCGGGCGTCGATCAAGTGGCTGCTGTCGAAGGCGTTCAACAACAGGGTCCCGGACAACCTGCAGGAACCCTTCTACAGGGATCATGAG GACCAGGAGCACCTGAAACCTCCCATCGTGGGCGGGTTGGCCAACGCCGAGCTGTACTGCCTCGCGCTCGCCAACATGTACTCGGAGCCCAACTACCACAGCCTCAACCACTGGAACATCCTGCAGACCATGGCCAGGAAGGGGGTGACGATAGTGGACCCGCCCGACTGCCCGCTGACGGAGACGCAGCTGATACAGAATAACCCGCTGCGGATG AGCGCCCACATGACAGTCATAGAATCACTAATGTCTCTTTACGCGCGTGAAGTTGTTACATTGGaccgcgtggcggcggcggcgcagcgcTTCGGCGCCTACCAGCCGCCCGCGCCGGGGAGCGGCGTGCCTCATGAGGACGGGCTGGTGTGCTGGGTGAATGCTGCTGCGGGGAAACTTAATGAGGCTGAG CCGGACCCGTCGTCCCACGTGCCGATGGTGAAGAACTTACAAGACATGTGCGACGGTACAGCTCTAGCTGCCCTCATCTCCTTCTACTGCCCCGACGCGTTGCCACGCTCGCAG GTGCGAGTGGGCCGCATGGTGTCCATCCAGGACTGCCTGCACAACCTGATGCTGGTGCACCGCTTCTGCAGCGAGTACCTGCCGCACAACATCTTCCACATGCTGCCTGAGGACGTCACGTATATGAGAGG GTCGATGCGTCAAAATTTAATAGCCATGCTAGCGGATCTCTTCAACATGCTGGAAGTGCATCCAGTCAAATGTGTCAAAAACCCTACAGCCG AGGCGGGCGAGTGCAACGAGCACGGGGTGCGCCGCTCGCGCcgcctgccgccgccgccgccgctcggcATCCCCGACCTGCGCCCCGGGGCCGACCTGGGCGAGCCCTTTGCAG TGGCCCGGCCCGGGtccggcgcggcgcggcgcgggcgctcCGCCTGCTCCACGCCCGAGCGCCGCAGCTGCAGCCCGCAGCGCGAGCATTTCGTGGTACATCGAGGGAGGGGGGTCACTACCCTGGCGACGGTGGCAAGGCTGGAGGACGCAG ATCCAAACCTAACCGCAGCCGGCCGCCCCTCAAACTACGGCGAGGTGCGCGAGGTGCCCACGGGGCGGCGCTCCCGGCGCTCCTCCATCTCGGACGACTCGCAGCTCACGGTGGAGAACTTCGGCGGCTCGCAGGAGCGCCTGCACTTCGCCGGCCGCCACCCCGCCAAGGAGCTCGCTACCGTGGGGCCGCAGAGGAAGATTAGCGCTCCTGCTG GTCCAGTGGCGGTGGACTACAACCCGCCGCTGCGCTCGTCCCGACAAGATATTCGCGGCTCCATACAGTTCTTCCACGGAGACTTCCAGAACGGCAGTAGTCACGACGACAAACCAGCACGACAGAACCCACAGACTAACGATACGGAACCCTACTACCCTATCAAGAGACAACTCAGTAGCGACGCGATCACGCTCAAACAGAATTACAGCAGTTTTAGTAGCAAAGGCGGTGGAGATGGGTTTTTCCTTAATAATCGGGATAGCACGGACGGGGATGCTAGCAAGATGAGCTTCGCCGATGTTAACAGAGGCAGGAGTAATGGTGATCAAG GTCACCAGCAGTCGGAGGTGCCGGGTCGGAAAGCCCTGCAGTTTTCCCCCGCGcacgccgcgccccccgccgccgccgtcaccACGTGGCAGCAGCAGTACATGCAGCAAGAGTTGCAGCCGA ACGGTGACGACGCTCTCAGCTCAGACGACACGTCAGCGGGCGGAGCAATGGCCGCCCAACTGAACAACATTCGACTGAAGCTAGAAGAGAAACGCAGACGGATAGAGCAGGACAAACATAGGATGGAGCTGGCTGTGAACAGACAGAGACAGCAACTGGGCCAACAGGCCTTCCTGCAAGCCGTCACGAGG GGGAAAGGAGGGAAGGAGCGAGCGGACGAGGGCGCAGAGGTTAAGGACGAGCCGCCCAGGACGCAG GACATCCCAGATCATCAGTCGCAAGCAGAGAGTGCAGCGTTAGAACAGTACCATCAGTCTATTGCCAA AATGAACTCGAGTCTGCAAGACATCCAGTCGGACATCGCGCGGCTGGCGTCGCAGCAGTCGGCgctgcagcagcagcagcagacgcagctgcagcagcagcagcagaccgcgctgcagcagcagcagtCGCAGCTGCAACATCAGTTAGCTCAG TTACAACAGCAACAACAAGCGGCCAAGCAGCTGTtcacgccgccgcccgcctcgcCCTTCCAGCCGCCGCTCGCCTACCAACCCAACATTCCTCAGCTG CACAGCCAATTCAGCTCGCAGCACAACGTGTCGCGCCTGAACACGGCGTTCGGCTCCACGCCCCACATCCCCGACTACCAGCCCGACTACCGGCCCGACTACCAGCCCGACTACCGGGACGTGCAGTACGGAGGTCCGGGGCAGTTCTACCTTCATGAAGCGCAGCAGCAACAGCCGCAGAGAAGGACCTGGGCGCAGCATGCGCAGATTAATCAGGAGAATGCCGAGTTGAGGGGGTGGCAG CTCcaccaacaacaacaacaaacgcaacaacaacaacacaaCCAGCAGCAGCACCAGCAGTCGCTGGCTCATGCGCCGGAGCCGCCGCGCTGGGCCTCCCCCGACCACAACCAG GGCTTCGTCCTCCACGACAGAACCAACCAACCCTTCCAAGTGCACTACAACAACTCGGAGCGCTTCCAAAACGGTACAGACCAGAACCACCTGAGCTACACCGTCATCAACAACCAGCAATACTCTCAATCACCACCCAACGCCAGCCCCATACGCCGGGCGAAAACCCCCCAACGACAAGGCAGCCTACCCGAAGTCAGGAGACCAGAATCCGTCAGCCTACAACAGCTGCAAAAACCGCAAACGCAAGCCATCCAAGACGATATGGAACCCCAAAATATCTCCTTTATAGGCAACGCGGAGGACGACGCGCTAAGACAAGGCATAAATAGGTTAAATATCTCGTCTGGCACGAGAACGTATAGGATTCCGTCGCCGACTAGACCCTCGTTGAACAGGAATTCGTTCCAGCAGATGGAACAAGAGGAGGAGGATAAGGTTGAGAAAGGGTTCTATATTTCGTTCGATAATGAAGCGCCTAAACGGCCGAAGCCGCCGCTCAGGGCGAAACGGATGTCGCCGAAAAAGGAACGGAATCCGTCTGAGTATCAAATGGAG TTCCAGCCGCCCGAACGCCGCAGCCCCTCCCCCCAATGGGAGCCGCGTCTTCAGCACAAAGAGGAGATGTTCCCGGTGCACCGCGCCGGCGAGACCCGGGCCAACGACACCCGGGCCGGAGATAACCGGGTAGGGGACACCCGGGTAGGGGACAACCGAGACAGGATGGAGAGAGTGGAGCCGGCAGCGTTGGTGATTGGGGATAATCCTGATCCG AAGCCAAAAACTGCACAACAG AACTCGGCAGAAGAGATGGAACGCAAGAAGGAGCGCATCATGTTGTTGTCCCTGCAGCGCCGCCAGAGGGCCGAGGAGGCTCGCGCGCGGGCcgaggccgccgccgccgcccgccgcgcccgcgacGAACAG GTGGCGGAAGAGAAGGCAGCTCGTAAAGAGGAGCAGGCGCGGCGCCGCGAGCTCATCCTGCAGCAGTACAAGCTCAAGAAGGCCATCGAGGAGGCCGAGAGAGAG GGCAAGACGCTAGACAAGACCGAGTACATAGAGTCGATCCGCGCCGCCGGCGGCGTGGTCCCGCAGCAgtcagcgccatctagcggcgcACGCCTACGACACaagcccgccgccgcgcgcgcccgccccaAGACGATACACGTGGACAGTGGCGCCCTCCAAGCGGCTGAGGGCATGTTGGCCAGCAAACAGCCGTCGAGCACTAATCTTACTG ACTCCCCGGTAGAGGAGCGAGGCGCGACGTCGCCGGGGTCCGCCTCGTCCGCGCCGCTCGGCCGTCGCGGCTCCTGCAAGACCTCACGAG AGCGGGTAGAAGAGCCACCGGCCCGCAGTCGGTCGCGATACGGCACCTACCAGAATAACTTTAAGGCTGGCCGGAAGTCCAGTTCACTCATGAACCTGTGCG ACTCAGGCCTGGGCCGCGCCACGCCGCCGCGGCGCGCCGCGTCCCCCGGCGTGCGCACGCTCGCGTCGCCCGCGGGCTCCGGCCCAGGCTCCGGGCCTGGCTCGCTGCCCGGCGCCATCGGGAAGCGGAGGAACAACCACTCGGATGATAATAGTGACGCGAGCAGTCAACACTCGTCGATTATGGATTATTCTG GTCCGCGCCTCTACAAGCAGCCAGCGACAAAATCCAACCGCGGCATCATGCTGAACGCAGTCGAATACTGCGTGTTCCCCGGAGCCGTCAACGCGGAGGCCAAGCGACGAGTCTTAGAAGAGATCGCCAGATCCGAGAGCAAACACTTCCTAGTGTTGTTCAGGGATGCTGGGTGCCAGTTCCGCGCTCTCTACTCGTATTGTCCCGACTCCGAGCAGGTCACCAAGCTGTACGGGACGGGCCCCAAGCATGTCAATGACAGGATGTTCGATAAGTTCTTTAA GTACAACTCGGGTAGCAAATGTTTCTCGCAAGTGCACACGAAGCACCTGACGGTGACCATCGACGCGTTCACGATACACAACTCGCTGTGGCAGGGCAAGAAGGTGCAGCTTCCGAGCAAGAAGGACATGGCGCTCGTCATCTAG